From one Trifolium pratense cultivar HEN17-A07 linkage group LG1, ARS_RC_1.1, whole genome shotgun sequence genomic stretch:
- the LOC123889656 gene encoding protein SEMI-ROLLED LEAF 2 isoform X2: MGVISRKIFPACESMCVCCPALRSRSRQPVKRYRKLLADIFPKSPDELPNERKIVKLCEYAAKNPFRIPKIAKYLEERCYKELRSEHIKLVKIVAESFNKLLSICKVQITYFAVDVLNVISELLDYSKDETIQTLGCQSLTRFIYCQVDSTYTHNIEKLVRKVCMLSQELGETHENHCLRASSLQCLSAMVWFMTEFSHIFADFDEIVYATLDNYEWSRRSEDADRTEAHHNWVDEVVRSESRTGSVAGNDNRSSCLIIQPRPEVKDPSLLTREEIEKPETWAQICIQRLVELAKESTTMRRVLDPMFVYFDSRQHWAPQNGLAMMVLSSMAYFIENTGNQRFILASVIHHLDHKNVMNDPQLKSYVVQVATSLAMQIRSGRRLAEIGFVGDLCRHLRKSFQASSEFVGEQEFNLNISLQSSIENCLLEIANGVIDPQPLFDLMAITLENIPSGAVGKATIGSLIVLARALTSALTNLRLQQGFPESLLMQLLKVMLHSDVEARIGAHLIFSVLLLPSSFHTHEASSLRSRYLDQRNKRHSHTTAASASITALLEKLRRGREGTNSDHGNGIHDDKERDAVTEEWKQGCGLKTSPNFYKLSSIIDRATGSTSLTDTEPYLMKLSEDQMGQLLSAFWIQANLPDNLPSNIEAIAHSFILALIVLRMKNLKDRDNLVIRFFQLPLSLWAMLLDPSNGTLPPACQRSIFVLSVGMLIFACKIYQIHDLNDVFMSLAKSEVDPFLGISDDNQVYAKINVDLREYGTAGDNQLAASTLSELRNKISEYDQTIKNVLVHNLTNFTELDTDNLAVLLSESFKPDEDFVFGPQSILDQNQITFHSHESLSIDEDFPSNSGGEDDTSSEASVSNLSRFIPKMPVSPPQPHVISIGQLLESALEVASQVAGTSVSTSPLPYNTMASQCESLGTCSRKKLSNWLTFENHYTQSPDTSFLSTARNSNSALEKEAYEGGNAQVSALLRDPMKLPPASPFDNFLKAAGC; encoded by the exons GATGAGCTTCCAAATGAAAGGAAAATTGTCAAATTATGTGAATATGCCGCGAAAAATCCTTTTCGGATTCCGAAg ATAGCAAAATATCTTGAAGAAAGATGCTACAAAGAACTGAGATCAGAGCATATCAAACTAGTCAAGATTGTAGCAGAATCTTTCAATAAGTTGCTTTCCATTTGTAAGGTGCAGAT CACATATTTCGCTGTTGATGTGCTTAATGTAATTTCCGAGCTTTTGGACTATTCCAAGGATGAGACTATCCAGACACTTGGTTGCCAATCCTTAACAAGGTTCATCTACTGTCAG GTAGATTCTACTTACACTCACAACATTGAAAAATTGGTGAGGAAAGTATGCATGCTATCACAGGAGCTTGGCGAAACACATGAAAATCACTGCTTGAGGGCATCAAGTTTGCAATGCCTTTCAGCTATG GTTTGGTTCATGACTGAATTTTCACACATTTTTGCTGATTTTGATGAG ATTGTTTATGCCACTTTAGATAACTATGAGTGGAGTAGACGAAGTGAAGATGCTGACAGGACAGAGGCTCATCACAATTGGGTGGATGAGGTTGTTCGGAGTGAAAGCCGGACTGGTTCTGTCGCCGGTAATGACAATCGCTCTAGTTGCTTGATCATCCAACCTCGGCCAGAAGTAAAGGATCCTTCCCTTTTAACCAG AGAAGAAATTGAGAAACCTGAAACATGGGCTCAAATATGCATTCAAAGATTGGTTGAATTAGCCAAGGAAAGCACAACTATGCGCCGTGTATTGGATCCAATGTTTGTCTACTTTGATTCAAGGCAACACTGGGCCCCTCAGAATGGTTTAGCAATGATGGTTTTGTCCAGCATGGCCTACTTCATCGAGAACACAG GGAATCAACGGTTTATTCTAGCTTCTGTGATACATCATCTGGACCACAAAAATGTTATGAATGATCCCCAGCTTAAATCTTATGTTGTTCAAGTTGCTACATCTCTAGCCATGCAGATTAGATCAGGGAGACGGTTAGCAGAGATTGGTTTTGTTGGTGACCTTTGCAGGCATCTCAGGAAAAGTTTTCAGGCCTCCAGTGAATTTGTTGGAGAACAAGAGTTCAATTTGAATATCTCACTCCAAAGTTCCATTGAGAACTGCTTACTCGAAATCGCCAATGGG GTCATTGATCCTCAGCCACTGTTTGACTTGATGGCAATAACACTTGAAAATATTCCATCCGGAGCTGTTGGTAAAGCAACCATTGGATCACTGATAGTCCTTGCTCGAGCACTCACTTCAGCATTGACCAACCTACGTTTGCAGCAG GGATTTCCTGAATCTCTTCTCATGCAACTTCTCAAAGTAATGTTGCATTCAGACGTAGAAGCCCGCATTGGAGCACACCTTATATTTTCTGTACTTCTTTTACCAAGTTCCTTCCATACACATGAAGCTTCCTCTCTTCGGTCCAGATATCTAGATCAGCGCAATAAAAGACATTCTCATACTACAGCTGCATCTGCTTCAATTACAGCTTTACTTGAAAAGCTCCGCAGAGGCAGAGAAGGTACCAATTCAGATCATGGTAATGGTATTCACGATGACAAAGAAAGGGATGCTGTGACCGAAGAATGGAAGCAGGGTTGTGGCTTAAAGACTTCCCCTAACTTTTACAAACTCAGTTCAATAATTGATAGGGCTACAGGATCAACGAGTTTGACTGACACA GAACCATATCTTATGAAGCTAAGTGAAGATCAAATGGGCCAGCTGCTTTCTGCCTTTTGGATTCAAGCCAATCTTCCTGATAACTTACCTTCAAATATTGAAGCTATAGCTCATTCATTCATATTAGCGCTAATTGTTTTGCGCATGAAG AACCTAAAAGACAGAGATAACCTGGTGATCCGCTTCTTCCAGCTTCCTCTATCTCTCTGGGCTATGTTGTTGGACCCAAGTAATG GAACATTGCCCCCAGCATGTCAGAGGTCCATCTTTGTTTTATCTGTTGGGATGTTGATATTTGCCTGCAAAATATATCAGATCCATGATCTGAATGATGTGTTCATGTCGTTAGCAAAATCTGAA GTTGATCCGTTCTTGGGTATCAGTGACGATAATCAAGTATATGCTAAAATCAATGTGGATTTAAGAGAGTATGGCACTGCTGGTGATAATCAGTTAGCCGCGTCAACATTATCTGAGCTGAGGAACAAAATATCTGAATATGACCAGACCATAAAGAATGTGTTGGTTCATAATTTGACGAACTTCACCGAG CTGGATACAGATAACCTGGCTGTGCTACTGTCAGAATCATTCAAGCCTGATGAAGACTTTGTGTTCGGTCCACAGTCGATTCttgatcagaatcaaattacTTTTCATTCTCATGAGTCACTGTCGATTGATGAG gaTTTTCCCTCAAATTCAGGAGGCGAAGATGACACAAGTAGTGAAGCTTCTGTCTCTAACCTTTCTCGATTCATTCCAAAGATGCCTGTATCCCCTCCACAGCCCCATGTTATCAGCATTGGACAACTTTTGGAATCG GCACTTGAGGTAGCAAGTCAAGTGGCAGGAACATCTGTCTCCACTTCTCCCCTCCCATACAACACCATGGCTAGCCAGTGTGAATCGCTCGGGACATGTTCACGGAAGAAGCTTTCAAATTGGTTGACCTTCGAGAATCATTACACTCAATCACCTGATACATCGTTTCTGTCCACTGCTCGTAACAGTAACTCAGCACTTGAAAAG GAAGCATATGAGGGTGGGAATGCGCAAGTATCTGCATTGCTTAGAGATCCCATGAAGCTGCCTCCTGCTAGCCCATTTGATAATTTTCTCAAGGCTGCTGGATGTTAG
- the LOC123889656 gene encoding protein SEMI-ROLLED LEAF 2 isoform X1 — MGVISRKIFPACESMCVCCPALRSRSRQPVKRYRKLLADIFPKSPDELPNERKIVKLCEYAAKNPFRIPKIAKYLEERCYKELRSEHIKLVKIVAESFNKLLSICKVQITYFAVDVLNVISELLDYSKDETIQTLGCQSLTRFIYCQVDSTYTHNIEKLVRKVCMLSQELGETHENHCLRASSLQCLSAMVWFMTEFSHIFADFDEIVYATLDNYEWSRRSEDADRTEAHHNWVDEVVRSESRTGSVAGNDNRSSCLIIQPRPEVKDPSLLTREEIEKPETWAQICIQRLVELAKESTTMRRVLDPMFVYFDSRQHWAPQNGLAMMVLSSMAYFIENTGNQRFILASVIHHLDHKNVMNDPQLKSYVVQVATSLAMQIRSGRRLAEIGFVGDLCRHLRKSFQASSEFVGEQEFNLNISLQSSIENCLLEIANGVIDPQPLFDLMAITLENIPSGAVGKATIGSLIVLARALTSALTNLRLQQGFPESLLMQLLKVMLHSDVEARIGAHLIFSVLLLPSSFHTHEASSLRSRYLDQRNKRHSHTTAASASITALLEKLRRGREGTNSDHGNGIHDDKERDAVTEEWKQGCGLKTSPNFYKLSSIIDRATGSTSLTDTEPYLMKLSEDQMGQLLSAFWIQANLPDNLPSNIEAIAHSFILALIVLRMKNLKDRDNLVIRFFQLPLSLWAMLLDPSNAGTLPPACQRSIFVLSVGMLIFACKIYQIHDLNDVFMSLAKSEVDPFLGISDDNQVYAKINVDLREYGTAGDNQLAASTLSELRNKISEYDQTIKNVLVHNLTNFTELDTDNLAVLLSESFKPDEDFVFGPQSILDQNQITFHSHESLSIDEDFPSNSGGEDDTSSEASVSNLSRFIPKMPVSPPQPHVISIGQLLESALEVASQVAGTSVSTSPLPYNTMASQCESLGTCSRKKLSNWLTFENHYTQSPDTSFLSTARNSNSALEKEAYEGGNAQVSALLRDPMKLPPASPFDNFLKAAGC; from the exons GATGAGCTTCCAAATGAAAGGAAAATTGTCAAATTATGTGAATATGCCGCGAAAAATCCTTTTCGGATTCCGAAg ATAGCAAAATATCTTGAAGAAAGATGCTACAAAGAACTGAGATCAGAGCATATCAAACTAGTCAAGATTGTAGCAGAATCTTTCAATAAGTTGCTTTCCATTTGTAAGGTGCAGAT CACATATTTCGCTGTTGATGTGCTTAATGTAATTTCCGAGCTTTTGGACTATTCCAAGGATGAGACTATCCAGACACTTGGTTGCCAATCCTTAACAAGGTTCATCTACTGTCAG GTAGATTCTACTTACACTCACAACATTGAAAAATTGGTGAGGAAAGTATGCATGCTATCACAGGAGCTTGGCGAAACACATGAAAATCACTGCTTGAGGGCATCAAGTTTGCAATGCCTTTCAGCTATG GTTTGGTTCATGACTGAATTTTCACACATTTTTGCTGATTTTGATGAG ATTGTTTATGCCACTTTAGATAACTATGAGTGGAGTAGACGAAGTGAAGATGCTGACAGGACAGAGGCTCATCACAATTGGGTGGATGAGGTTGTTCGGAGTGAAAGCCGGACTGGTTCTGTCGCCGGTAATGACAATCGCTCTAGTTGCTTGATCATCCAACCTCGGCCAGAAGTAAAGGATCCTTCCCTTTTAACCAG AGAAGAAATTGAGAAACCTGAAACATGGGCTCAAATATGCATTCAAAGATTGGTTGAATTAGCCAAGGAAAGCACAACTATGCGCCGTGTATTGGATCCAATGTTTGTCTACTTTGATTCAAGGCAACACTGGGCCCCTCAGAATGGTTTAGCAATGATGGTTTTGTCCAGCATGGCCTACTTCATCGAGAACACAG GGAATCAACGGTTTATTCTAGCTTCTGTGATACATCATCTGGACCACAAAAATGTTATGAATGATCCCCAGCTTAAATCTTATGTTGTTCAAGTTGCTACATCTCTAGCCATGCAGATTAGATCAGGGAGACGGTTAGCAGAGATTGGTTTTGTTGGTGACCTTTGCAGGCATCTCAGGAAAAGTTTTCAGGCCTCCAGTGAATTTGTTGGAGAACAAGAGTTCAATTTGAATATCTCACTCCAAAGTTCCATTGAGAACTGCTTACTCGAAATCGCCAATGGG GTCATTGATCCTCAGCCACTGTTTGACTTGATGGCAATAACACTTGAAAATATTCCATCCGGAGCTGTTGGTAAAGCAACCATTGGATCACTGATAGTCCTTGCTCGAGCACTCACTTCAGCATTGACCAACCTACGTTTGCAGCAG GGATTTCCTGAATCTCTTCTCATGCAACTTCTCAAAGTAATGTTGCATTCAGACGTAGAAGCCCGCATTGGAGCACACCTTATATTTTCTGTACTTCTTTTACCAAGTTCCTTCCATACACATGAAGCTTCCTCTCTTCGGTCCAGATATCTAGATCAGCGCAATAAAAGACATTCTCATACTACAGCTGCATCTGCTTCAATTACAGCTTTACTTGAAAAGCTCCGCAGAGGCAGAGAAGGTACCAATTCAGATCATGGTAATGGTATTCACGATGACAAAGAAAGGGATGCTGTGACCGAAGAATGGAAGCAGGGTTGTGGCTTAAAGACTTCCCCTAACTTTTACAAACTCAGTTCAATAATTGATAGGGCTACAGGATCAACGAGTTTGACTGACACA GAACCATATCTTATGAAGCTAAGTGAAGATCAAATGGGCCAGCTGCTTTCTGCCTTTTGGATTCAAGCCAATCTTCCTGATAACTTACCTTCAAATATTGAAGCTATAGCTCATTCATTCATATTAGCGCTAATTGTTTTGCGCATGAAG AACCTAAAAGACAGAGATAACCTGGTGATCCGCTTCTTCCAGCTTCCTCTATCTCTCTGGGCTATGTTGTTGGACCCAAGTAATG CAGGAACATTGCCCCCAGCATGTCAGAGGTCCATCTTTGTTTTATCTGTTGGGATGTTGATATTTGCCTGCAAAATATATCAGATCCATGATCTGAATGATGTGTTCATGTCGTTAGCAAAATCTGAA GTTGATCCGTTCTTGGGTATCAGTGACGATAATCAAGTATATGCTAAAATCAATGTGGATTTAAGAGAGTATGGCACTGCTGGTGATAATCAGTTAGCCGCGTCAACATTATCTGAGCTGAGGAACAAAATATCTGAATATGACCAGACCATAAAGAATGTGTTGGTTCATAATTTGACGAACTTCACCGAG CTGGATACAGATAACCTGGCTGTGCTACTGTCAGAATCATTCAAGCCTGATGAAGACTTTGTGTTCGGTCCACAGTCGATTCttgatcagaatcaaattacTTTTCATTCTCATGAGTCACTGTCGATTGATGAG gaTTTTCCCTCAAATTCAGGAGGCGAAGATGACACAAGTAGTGAAGCTTCTGTCTCTAACCTTTCTCGATTCATTCCAAAGATGCCTGTATCCCCTCCACAGCCCCATGTTATCAGCATTGGACAACTTTTGGAATCG GCACTTGAGGTAGCAAGTCAAGTGGCAGGAACATCTGTCTCCACTTCTCCCCTCCCATACAACACCATGGCTAGCCAGTGTGAATCGCTCGGGACATGTTCACGGAAGAAGCTTTCAAATTGGTTGACCTTCGAGAATCATTACACTCAATCACCTGATACATCGTTTCTGTCCACTGCTCGTAACAGTAACTCAGCACTTGAAAAG GAAGCATATGAGGGTGGGAATGCGCAAGTATCTGCATTGCTTAGAGATCCCATGAAGCTGCCTCCTGCTAGCCCATTTGATAATTTTCTCAAGGCTGCTGGATGTTAG